The following DNA comes from Chloroflexota bacterium.
GCGCATCATCGAGTGCATCGAAGGCAGCGTGGCGCTTGATTTAGCGTGCCATCCGCGCTTTGAGTACGGCAGCATCGTGCCGCACACGCAGCTGTTTCGCGCAAACATCGGCTTCGCGCACGGCGGGTCGAACGCCATATCGCTGTACTGCTCCGTGCCGCTGCGTATGGTCGAGGGCGGCTTCGTGTCGGAGGGCACGCTGCGACAAGGGCAAAAGGCGTTCGCCATCGTTACCTACGAGACGCGCTTCTCCTACGACTCCCACTCGCTCAACAGCCGCACTATCGAGCAGAGCCTCGCCGAAGCGACGCGATACTGGCAGGAATGGAGCGACATGTGCACATACGAAGGTCCATACGCGGACCATGTGCAACGCAGCGCGCTGACGCTCAAGGCGCTGACATACGCGCCGTCCGGCGGTATGGTCGCCGCGCCGACGACATCGCTGCCCGAGCTTATCGGCGGCGAGCGCAATTGGGACTATCGCTACACTTGGATCCGCGACGCGTCGTTCGCCATCTACGGCTTGCACATCATTGGCTACCAGAACGAGGCGAAGGCGTTCCGCAACTGGATACAGTGGGCAACGGTAGGACGCGCGCGCGACCTGCACATTATGTACGGGCTTGGCGGCGAACGGAGGCTGACTGAGGTATCATTGCCGGAGCTGTCCGGCTACCGCGACTCCGCGCCGGCGAGAATCGGCAACGGCGCATACGACCAGTTCCAGCTAGACGCATACGGCGAGCTGCTGGACTCGGCACACCTGTACCGCCGGTTCATTGGGCCCATTGACGGCGAATACTGGGCGTACCTGCTGCAGATAGTCGAATATGTGCTGGAAAACTGGGAAGCGCCGGACGAAGGCGTCTGGGAGGCGCGCTCCGGCAGGCAGCACAATGTGTTCTCCAAGGCGTGGTGCTGGGTCGCGCTGGACCGCGCCATCAAGATGGTCGCCGCGCTCGACCTGCCCGGCGATGTGGAGCTTTGGAAGCGCGTGCGCACCGAGATACGCGAGCAGATTCTGGAGCAAGGTTTCAACGAAGAGCGCGGCGTGTTCACGCAGGCATACGGCAGCGACCTGCTGGACTCCGCGAACCTGATGCTGCCTCTCATCGGCTTCATCAAGGCGGACGATCCGCGCATGCTCGCGACCATCCGCGCCACGCAGCGCGAACTCACATCGGAGCAGGGCTTCTTGTATCGCTATCGCGGCTTCGACGACGGGCTGCACGGCGAAGAAGGCACATTCAACATCTGCTCGTTCTGGATGTGCGACAACCTTATAATGCTAGGCGAAATAGACGAAGCAACCGAACTGTTCGACCGTCTGCTAGAGCACACCAACGACCTAGGTCTGATGAGCGAAGAAATAGACCCGCACACCGGCGACATGCTCGGCAACTTCCCGCAGGCATTCTCGCACCTGTCCATCATCAATACTGCCGTACAGTTGCAGAGAGCGCGGCGACGGCAAGCGCGGCGGGCGGCAGCGGGCTGAAAATCCGACTGCACGCAATTGTCGCGCAAGAGTTCCTTCTCTCCTTGGGGCCATTCTCCCCCCTTGGGGCAAGGTTAGGATGGGGGGATAATGTAATCCGCATCCATTTAAGCGCTTGCCCATCGCAAACAAGAGCGGCGATGAGTTAATCCGAACAACGCCTCCTTTTCACTGCGCTGACCTAGGTTCTGTGGACAATTCACAATTACGTCATGTCACTCCTACGGAATCAGGAATCCGACGCCTACAGGCGGCGTCAATATAACAAAGACTGCTACATTGACTGCTACATTTGAGATTTCTGATTCCCGTTCCCCGATCGGGGTCGAGGACATGCTTCACAGGAATGACACAAATGTTCGTACAGCTTAGAATACAGCATTTGTCATAAGCCTTCAAGCAATCTGCCGATTTCCGACACGCTTTTGTACACGCACCCGGCGATTACAGCACCAGCGTAACCGCGCCGGATATTATTAGGCTGATTGCCCAGAGGCGGTCCATATTGAACCAGGCGCGGCGTAGGATGGCTAAGCCCACTTTTTCGTACACTATCAGGGCGGTCGCTGCCATTACGGAGAACATGGCAACAGTGTGAATCGAGACTGCCGTGAATTGCGATACCAGCGTGGCGAGGCTCGGCGCGCCGCCTAGTCCGATGTATTCGGTGTGCGGCAGGTCGCGCAGGTCGATGTTGGATGCGGATGCGCCTAACAAGGGCAGCGTGAAGAGAATCGGCACGAGCATCAGACCCGCGCCGTGCGCTGACGACATTAGAAACGACCATGCCGTCAGGTCGCGGAAGCCCACGCGCATACGAACCCAGCGAGGGTGCGACAACGGGCGCACCAGCTTGAACACGCCCAGTCCGATGATTATCGCCGCGCCGGCTATCTTGAGCGCGGTCAACGGCACGATGAAGCCCGCGAATACGACCGCCGCGACGACGAGCGCCACGGACACCGTATGCCCCAGCGCGATTGGGAGGAAGGCGGCATATACGGCGCGCCTTTCCCCCTCCTGTAAGCCGAGCGATACGGCGAATAGCCAGCCCATCGCCGGGTTGATGCCGTGGTACGCGCCGAAGCCGGCGAGCGCCAGCCACGGCACGAATTCGTTAATTTCCAACTAGCCCGGCCAATTAGTCCGGGAAGCAGAATGTGTCGGACGACGAGTCGCCGCCCTGCAAGCGGATCTGGTGCACGCGCTCGTCCCCGAACTCCATGAAGAAATCTTCGTCGAGCGACATGCCGCCATCAGGCGATGCGTTCACCTTCACCGCCCAGCCCTGTACGCCTTCGGGGTAGAACTGCTCGTCCCACGCGACATACAGAGAGTTAGTGATGTATATGCGCTGCCCGTCGCGGCTGACTTCGACCATCTGCGGACCGCCGTTCAGCTCGCCGGACTTGGGATGCGCCGACTTGTTGATGATGCCGCCCACTTCAACCTTGCCGGTCAGCACCGGGTTGAACGGGTCGGACACATCATACTGGTGGAACTCGCCCGTTCCCCAGCACGAGACATACAGGAACTTGTCGTCGAGCGACAGGTTGATGTCCGTGATGATGGGCGGCACTGCGCCAAAGCCCTGCAGCAGCGGCGGAAGGTCTTCGGCATCGGCCGGCACTGCGGGAATCTCGATGACCTTCTGTGCCTTCCAGTCGTCGCCGTCCTGATACCACAGGTAGATGGAACCGGACAGGTTCTCCACATTGGTAACCACGCCGGCGAAGCCGTAGGTCTTGCGCGGGTCG
Coding sequences within:
- a CDS encoding glycoside hydrolase family 15 protein produces the protein MASRTDYPDISDYGIISDMHSCALVSSAGSVDWCCFPRFDSDAIFGRILDWDRGGYFKIAPRNSHAVSRRYIPGTNVLQTTFTTDNGVAQLTDFMPVHHDEDAPIEPYKVGETHQIMRIIECIEGSVALDLACHPRFEYGSIVPHTQLFRANIGFAHGGSNAISLYCSVPLRMVEGGFVSEGTLRQGQKAFAIVTYETRFSYDSHSLNSRTIEQSLAEATRYWQEWSDMCTYEGPYADHVQRSALTLKALTYAPSGGMVAAPTTSLPELIGGERNWDYRYTWIRDASFAIYGLHIIGYQNEAKAFRNWIQWATVGRARDLHIMYGLGGERRLTEVSLPELSGYRDSAPARIGNGAYDQFQLDAYGELLDSAHLYRRFIGPIDGEYWAYLLQIVEYVLENWEAPDEGVWEARSGRQHNVFSKAWCWVALDRAIKMVAALDLPGDVELWKRVRTEIREQILEQGFNEERGVFTQAYGSDLLDSANLMLPLIGFIKADDPRMLATIRATQRELTSEQGFLYRYRGFDDGLHGEEGTFNICSFWMCDNLIMLGEIDEATELFDRLLEHTNDLGLMSEEIDPHTGDMLGNFPQAFSHLSIINTAVQLQRARRRQARRAAAG